A region from the Vanacampus margaritifer isolate UIUO_Vmar chromosome 5, RoL_Vmar_1.0, whole genome shotgun sequence genome encodes:
- the LOC144052537 gene encoding N-lysine methyltransferase KMT5A-A-like isoform X2, which produces MSVMRPQRAKVKPKEEVAYFSSLSKDRDGFTMKYINSFKGRGVFSSCSFQKGVFPTEYRGEVISKQERENRLRVYHDAQKVFMFEFHYNGKTLWFPLKHNLMKTPLSQTAPKLTRFELTHNLKT; this is translated from the exons atgtcagtcatgaggccacagagggcaaaagttaaacccaaagaagaggtagcatatttttcatccttaagTAAAGACAGGGATGGCTTcaccatgaaatatattaattcattcaaag gtcgaggagtgttcagttcctgctcctttcagaagggagtctttcctactgaatatcgaggagaagttataagcaaacaggaacgtgaaaacaggctgagagtgtatcatgatgcccagaaggttttcatgtttgaatttcactacaatggaaaaacactatg gtttccactgaagcacaacctgatgaagacaccgctatcacagactgcgccaaagttgaccag gtttgaactgacgcacaacctgaagacatag